The Bradyrhizobium betae genomic interval GCTACTTGCGCTGCGCTTCAGACTTCGTTTACGACGTTGAAGCGGAGAGTCACTCCGCCGACTTCCCTGCAGGCCTTTTTTTATGGCGTCCCGCGCCGATGGAGATACTGATGAAGACCACGCTTTCGATTCTGTTCGCCGCAGCGTTCTCGCTGTCGTCGATGCCCGCCCATGCCGTCAAGTGGGACCTCTCGACCATGACCTGCAAGCAGTTCCTCGAGAGCGGGGAAGACAACATCGCGGTCGTGCTGACCTGGATGGATGGCTGGTACAAGGGCGACGAGGACAACGCGATCATCGACACCGAGGTGTTCATCGACAACGCCAAGAAGTTCGGTGCCTATTGCGGAAAGAATCCGACCGTCAGCGTCGTCACCGCGGCCGACGAAATTCTCGGCAAGTAATTCTTCAAGCGTACCGAAGCGCGGATGCAACCGCGCTTCGGTCTCTCGCTTCGATAAGATCGTGATGGAGAGCCGCGGTGCGCTTTGCGCTCACGCGGCTCTCTTCGTTTGGAATGATGCTCAGCCCGGCAACATCGCGAACGCGCTCGACACCATCGCTACCGGTTTGTTGTCGGAGGCGGAGAGCAGCGTGACGCGGCCGAAGCTCATGGTGCGGCCGAGCCGCACCACGCGGGCGTCGGCGAGCACGTCGGAGGAGGAAACCGCGCGCATGAAATGCGTGGTCTGGTCGACCGTGGTCATGGGACGGTAGCCGCGATTGGCGGCGAGGTTCGCCATCACCATCGCGGTGTCGGCGAGCGCCATCAGCGCCTGGCCGCAGACCACGCCGCCGTTGCGGCACAGCCGCTCCGAGAACGGCATGCGGAGCAGCGCGCTCGGCTGCCAGTCGGGCATGTCGGCCGGCTGCGCGTGCTCCATGCGCTCGACGGTAAGGTTGAGGTCCTGGACCCAGGGCGCAAAGACCTCGCCGAGGATGCGTCTGGCCTCGGTGATGCCGAACTCGGCTTCTGGCTGCGATGGCATTGCTGTCGTTTCCCCCTATGTTACCGGTTGTTGCGGCTATCTTGCGCGAACTGGCGCGGCAAAGTCACCCGGTCTTGCGCCGGTCGGTCGGCTTGAAAATGCCTGACTTCGCCCGATATGGTGCACCGGATGCGGCCCTCGGCGGGCGGTTGACAGGGACGACCAGGCGCGGTTGATCCGTCCCCGATGGACCCAAGGAGTACATGATGAAGCTTTTCCGTATGGCGGCGGTGCTGCTGGCCGTGCTGGCGGGACCGGCCTACGCGCAAATGCCCAATCTCAATTTGCTGCAGGACGGCCCGAGCAAGACGCCGGAGGAGAAGGCCGCGGAAGCCGAGCGTGACAGGGCCTACAAGGAAACGCTGAAGAAGATTCCGGACTCCAAGGCGTCCAACGATCCCTGGGGCGGCATGCGCTCCGATCCGCCGAAGGCGCCTGCTGCGCCGAAGGCGTCTGCCGCAACCAGCGCGCCGAAGAAGAAGTCCGGCACGACTCCCAATTGATCGTATCGTCCGATCGGAGGCGGCTGACGCCGCCGATCGGGACTCCTCTTCGTCCGATCCGCGCCCTACATTCTTGCATGCGTGTTGCGTAGTGGAGGTACGGGATGGCCGATCGTCCGCGGGATCTCGCCGAGCGGATGGCACGCCGGCGCAAGATGGGCAGCCAGCCGGGTGAAAGCCGCGGCGACGGTTATCTGCGCGAGACTTTCACCCTGCCGCGTGAGGCGGCGCGGGCGAGGGCAGAGGCCTTCTTCACCCGCTACCCCAAGGCGGGC includes:
- a CDS encoding HdeA family protein, yielding MKTTLSILFAAAFSLSSMPAHAVKWDLSTMTCKQFLESGEDNIAVVLTWMDGWYKGDEDNAIIDTEVFIDNAKKFGAYCGKNPTVSVVTAADEILGK
- a CDS encoding PaaI family thioesterase → MPSQPEAEFGITEARRILGEVFAPWVQDLNLTVERMEHAQPADMPDWQPSALLRMPFSERLCRNGGVVCGQALMALADTAMVMANLAANRGYRPMTTVDQTTHFMRAVSSSDVLADARVVRLGRTMSFGRVTLLSASDNKPVAMVSSAFAMLPG